GTTTTTTTCACGGAATGCCTGCTACCAAAGAAAGTTTACTAGAGCAATACAAAAATTGGCTGGACGTAGCTATGCGGCATCCCTCTGTAGCATTGATTCATCCTTATAATGAAACCGAAGGCGAGCAGCTGGATACAGCCTGGGATGCTCTGGGTATATTATTGAAGAATTACCCGCCTTTGGTACTTGAAGACCGGGATGTGATTCATGTACACAAATATTGGTGGAGTCTGTTCGAAAACCTTGGCTTGTACTATGATAACGCGGATCAGTTCCCTAAAGCCATTATGGTTGACGAATTTGGAGGAAATTACCTTGATGAAAAAGGTGAGTTGGGAGGATATAAAGCACTTAAGGAAAGTTATCTGCGGTTTCTAGGTAGGGAAAATACGGTGAGCGAACGTTTAAACTTCCATGCTGCATCGCATGCTAAAGTATCGGAATACTGGCGTCGTATAGATGCTGGTGGTTTTGCACCATTCTGTATTCTGAGCAGTTGGGAAGACGGCAATACCTGGTTTATGGGCAACCTGAAAGATGGAAATCCGAAACCGGTTTGGGAAGATTTAACGGCTGCGTTTTCTCCCGTTTCCGTAAGTCTTGAATTATGGGACAGAAATTTTGAGCCAGGACAGAAAATAGACCTTCCCGTTTATCTTTTTAATGATAGTGATAATCCTTACACTTACGCCGTTAAGCTGTCAATCGAAAATAAGAGCGGGCAGGTTATCTGGCAACAGGAAGTTAAAGCCAAAGCGGATAAATTTTCAAAAAGAGTAGAAAAAATACCTGTGGTATTACCTGTCGGTCAAGGAAGTTATACTATAAAAGCGGTATTGCAGAACAAGCCATCTACTGTTAAATATCCGGTTGTTTCCAAATGGGAAATTCAAGTGTTTAAAGCTATGGTTCCGGCTGAGTTGGCAGGCACCAGGGTTGCGGTTCCGGAAAATGAACCCGAATTAAAAGCTTTTCTTAATAATCATCAAATCGCATCCGAACCTTTAAAAGAAGAGACGAAAAGTGATCTGATCATTACATCATCCCATACATGGAACCAGCTTTCAAAAGGAGATGAAAAATTAAAAACCATTTTGCAGAATGCAATCGAAAAAGGTGCCTCCGTTTTAATGCTGGATGCCGGTCCAAAACATCTTGGCCAGGGATACCCTTCAAAAAACGGTGAATTGGGCCCACTGCAGGGCGTGGTGAAAATTAGTGATCCTGAAATTTCCACCTATCAGCTCTTTAAGGGCGTTTCATTAAAATTTACTGAGGCTGCAGAGCCCGAAAGTCATCTTCATCCTGATAAAAATAATGATGCACTTTGGGCAAACCTTTCTAAAGATAATACCAGGTTATGGAACGGCATGCGAGGAGGATTAATTGTGCCGGCCGCAGATATGGAGTTTTCCGGATTGAGTTCCAAAGCCTTTATGTCTCAATGGACAGCCAGGGGGGCCAATGAAAGTCAGATAAAGAAGGGGCCTTATTATGCATATGAGTTGCAGGGATTTTATGAGTTTTCATCCAAAGCGAATGATGAGGCAGTTCAGAAAAAGCTAAAAGCCAAGGTAGAGTTTCTGGTAGAAGATGCACCAGCGTTAGCGAGTGCCATCAATCCCAGAACGCCTGTAAGTATGACAGATCTTGCTTTGGGCTATCTGGAATCCCAGAAGGGGACGGCCGAAAGCTTTGCGCCATTGGCCAATTGCGGTAAAAACTTAACCCGTACTCCGGTTGCCATGATAAATTTCGGAACTGGAAAAGGAAAGCTTATCGTTTCGCAATTGCTTACGGCAGGCCGTATGGCGAAAGGATTTGGTGAAGCAGGGTTGTATGATATCCGGTACGACGAGGCTGCAGTTCAAAACGTTTTAAATATGATGAAGCTTGCGTTGCAAGGAAAATAGATAGAAAAATGAAGAATAAAAAAATTAAAATGCTGTTTATGGGAGCCTTTGCTATGCTCTTGTTTACTGATGTAAAAGCTGATTCACGACTAATAAACAAGCTAGATATATGGGATATCTGGACCTATAACTATAATGCTTCGCATTGGATTGAACAAGCTAATTTGCATGCTGGTACTCAGATGTATGGAGATGCTCCGCAAATCACGATAAGCTCTTTACCAGCTACGCTGGAGGGGGCAGATTGGATACAAACGGCTTATGGATCAAAGGCGTTTTCACAATCTAAACTAGCGACTTTTGAATTGGCTGGAGATGCTGATGTTTTTATCGTACATAACCGGAAAATCGATAAAAAGCCTGATTGGTTAAAGTCTTATAATAAACTATCAGAGAAGGTAGAAAATTCGACCGGTGAAATCTTTGATGTATACAAAAGAAGTTTCAAGAGAAATGATAAAGTAAGTTTGGGCAGCAATGGAAGTATGGATCATTCTATGTATTCCGTAGCAGTAAAGCCAATAGGAAATCCCCCAGCTTTACCTAAACCCACCGGTAAAATTTACGATATTGTGAAATTTGGAGCTAAAGGAGACAATCAGACTGTTAATACAGTAGCTATACAAAAAGCCATAGACGCCTGTACAGCAGACGGAGGAGGAAGTGTCTATATCCATGACGGTATTTATGTAACTGGAACACTGGAGCTAAAAGATAATGTGACCCTGTTTGTACAGGCCGGATCGATTTTAAGAGCATCCTCTAACCATGCAGATTATCCGCAAAAGATATGTGCTTTCAAATATTACAGAGGTAATGAACATTACCAGCTAATTTATGCAGAAGGCAAAAAGAATATAGGTATCACCGGAGGTGGAATTATCGATGGTTTTTCTCATGGAGACAATTGGCCATGGAGAGGCAAATCAAATGAACACGAGAGACCTCGCCTTATTAGAATGGTACAATGTACTGCGGTAAACGTCAGAGATATCACCCTTATCCGCCCGGCAAACTGGACACAGTTATACGAAGCCTGCGATAATGTAAAGCTAATTAATGTAAGGGTAAGGGCTTATACAGGGCAGCATAACCAGGATGGAATAGATATTAGCAGCTGCAATGGAGTGGAAGTAAAAAACTTTTATGCCATGACCGGTGACGATGCCATTTGTTTAAAAGCGATGTCGCAAAAACCTACGGAAAATATATTTGTAGACGGAGTAGTGGCACGATATGCCAATTGTAATGCGGTAAAAATAGGTACGGAGACACACGGCGATGTAAAGAATGTACATGTTAAAAATGTAGTAGCTAATACCAGATATTCCATTGCTATAGAGGCAGTAGACGGTTCGAATATAGATGGAGTAACCTACGAGAATATTTTATTAACCAGTTGTAGTTCGCCCTTATTTATCCGAGCAGGAGATAGAGGCAGAACTTACGAAGGCGGACCAAAGAAAGCACCGGTAGGTTCTATAAAAAACGTAACCATTCGAAATGTAAGAAATACGGATATAGGGTATGTTGATATGCGAAACGGGCCGGGAGTAGGTGCCGCAATTGGAGGAATTCCGGATAGCAAAATAGAGAACCTATTGATAGAGGATTGTGACTTCCTGTTCTACGGAAGCATTCAGGATACTACGCTCATTTATACCGCACCACCGGAAAACAGAGATAAATATCCGGAATTTAATATATATGGCACTTGTCCGGCTTACGGATTGTATTTAAGACACGTAGATAATGTAACATTGAAAAATGTGAGTATCCGTTCGAAAAACCCAGATGTAAGGCCGGCAATAGTAATGGATGATGTGGATAAATACAATTTCTCCAATCTTAATTGCGAAGAATTCCCGATGACACAGCCAGCACCGATTTGGCATAAACAAAAAGATAATCCAAAAAGAGTAAAATAATTGAAATTTTAATAGAAGAAGATGAAGAAGCTTATTAACAAGACCTCGTTGTGTTTTCTACTTACAGCCAGCTGTATGACGTTTTCCACGGATTT
This genomic interval from Pseudopedobacter saltans DSM 12145 contains the following:
- a CDS encoding glycoside hydrolase family 2 protein — translated: MLGINIKTALIVFAFLPFFVLAKNPDMTVSLNGDWQFGKARNYTGVTRVPGIATDPAKIGTEKLWYKKRVQLPAGDWKYATLQLKGARFLPEVFINGEAVSKQNGGMAPTFHLLKHKAVKPGTAVDIEIALASLNDIKPEDASFIPPADQWRSNVSSGLWDDVILHLHGSKRIDRIIPFIDYKNQKASIRFDLVNLRGENQPSKVQLEVLDQNGKVLIAKKGVSTSLSDSISFQYNNILKSWSPDAPHLYRLRLSISDKSGLSDQQTISFGIKKFEVKGKQFYLNNAPSKIRGGTVVWHRWVRSAEGRELGFDTTWFKKNIVQRLKDHGANYLRFHLGKPPERFLDLCDQYGLLVQYEWSFFHGMPATKESLLEQYKNWLDVAMRHPSVALIHPYNETEGEQLDTAWDALGILLKNYPPLVLEDRDVIHVHKYWWSLFENLGLYYDNADQFPKAIMVDEFGGNYLDEKGELGGYKALKESYLRFLGRENTVSERLNFHAASHAKVSEYWRRIDAGGFAPFCILSSWEDGNTWFMGNLKDGNPKPVWEDLTAAFSPVSVSLELWDRNFEPGQKIDLPVYLFNDSDNPYTYAVKLSIENKSGQVIWQQEVKAKADKFSKRVEKIPVVLPVGQGSYTIKAVLQNKPSTVKYPVVSKWEIQVFKAMVPAELAGTRVAVPENEPELKAFLNNHQIASEPLKEETKSDLIITSSHTWNQLSKGDEKLKTILQNAIEKGASVLMLDAGPKHLGQGYPSKNGELGPLQGVVKISDPEISTYQLFKGVSLKFTEAAEPESHLHPDKNNDALWANLSKDNTRLWNGMRGGLIVPAADMEFSGLSSKAFMSQWTARGANESQIKKGPYYAYELQGFYEFSSKANDEAVQKKLKAKVEFLVEDAPALASAINPRTPVSMTDLALGYLESQKGTAESFAPLANCGKNLTRTPVAMINFGTGKGKLIVSQLLTAGRMAKGFGEAGLYDIRYDEAAVQNVLNMMKLALQGK
- a CDS encoding glycoside hydrolase family 28 protein — protein: MKNKKIKMLFMGAFAMLLFTDVKADSRLINKLDIWDIWTYNYNASHWIEQANLHAGTQMYGDAPQITISSLPATLEGADWIQTAYGSKAFSQSKLATFELAGDADVFIVHNRKIDKKPDWLKSYNKLSEKVENSTGEIFDVYKRSFKRNDKVSLGSNGSMDHSMYSVAVKPIGNPPALPKPTGKIYDIVKFGAKGDNQTVNTVAIQKAIDACTADGGGSVYIHDGIYVTGTLELKDNVTLFVQAGSILRASSNHADYPQKICAFKYYRGNEHYQLIYAEGKKNIGITGGGIIDGFSHGDNWPWRGKSNEHERPRLIRMVQCTAVNVRDITLIRPANWTQLYEACDNVKLINVRVRAYTGQHNQDGIDISSCNGVEVKNFYAMTGDDAICLKAMSQKPTENIFVDGVVARYANCNAVKIGTETHGDVKNVHVKNVVANTRYSIAIEAVDGSNIDGVTYENILLTSCSSPLFIRAGDRGRTYEGGPKKAPVGSIKNVTIRNVRNTDIGYVDMRNGPGVGAAIGGIPDSKIENLLIEDCDFLFYGSIQDTTLIYTAPPENRDKYPEFNIYGTCPAYGLYLRHVDNVTLKNVSIRSKNPDVRPAIVMDDVDKYNFSNLNCEEFPMTQPAPIWHKQKDNPKRVK